From the genome of Thermosynechococcus sp. NK55a:
AATTTAGCGCAGGCATTGCCCCACCAATGGTTAGCCCCTGACCAAGGGGAGTGGCCAGTTCAGCTGCCACAGTTGTTGGCATCATGGGATCAACCTTTGGTTTCAGTCCCCGAAGGGGTGCAGGAGATTCAGACCCTGCTCCATGAGTACCTAGAAGCAGCTTGGGCACCTGAGCCTTTGCCTGTCCCCCCCCAGAGAGGAGACATGCTCCGCTATGCCTTGGCGATCGCCCCTTGGGACTTAGAACTGGCCCATCAAATTGTCAGCAAACACCAACCCAGTGCTGCTTTGCTCTTAAGCTGTCTTTTTGGTGCCTATTGGGGGGCATTGGCCCTACCCCTAGGTGCTTGGGAGTATTGGACGCCCACCGTGGCTGAAGTGCTCAGGAAGGTGATGGCGCAATGGACAGGGGGGATGGGAAACGAGATCGTGATTGCCCCCAAGGCCGGCCTACAAAACTGGAGAAGGAACTGTACTGGGAACATAGCGCTCTAGCTGTGCGCCCAAACCCCGCAATTTGGCTTCGATTTGCCAGTAGCCCCGATCTAAGTGCTGCAAGCCATAGACGTGGGTTTCGCCGTGGGCAGCCAGTCCAGCAACAACTAAAGCCGCTGTGGCGCGCAAATCCGTACCTGTTACCGGTGCACCGGAAAGATGGGGCACCCCGCGAATGGCAGCGTGATTCCCCTTGACGCGAATATCGGCACCCATGCGATTCAGTTCAGCCACATGGCCAAAGCGATTTTCAAACACGGTTTCACTGACTAAACTATTGCCCTCACTGATCGCCAGCAACGTCATCATCAGCGCCTGCATATCCGTGGGAAAGCCGGGGTAGGGGAGCGTTTCAATGTCGGTGGCACGATAGCACTGGGCAGGGGTGAAGCAGGCACGGGTGGCATCGGGAAATTCAATCTTCGCTCCCATCTCTTCGAGTTTGGCAACCACAGGCGTCAGGTGGCTGGGAATCACAGGTGCAAGAGTAATGGCCGAGCGGGTGACAGCAGCTGCCAACAGAAATGTACCCGCTTCAATGCGATCGGGGATGATTTCGTATTCAGTGCCGTGGAGGCGATCCACCCCAACAATCGTGATCGAATTGGTGCCGGCGCCATAGATTTTGGCCCCCATCGTGATACAGAAGTTGGCCAAATCCACCACTTCGGGTTCTTGGGCAGCATTTTCAATCGTGGTTTCCCCCTCGGCAAGGGTGGCGGCCATCATTAATGTTTCGGTGGCACCGACGCTGGGATAGTCCAAGTAAATCCGTGTTCCTTTAAGTTTGGCCGCACTGGCGGTGACAACCCCATGATCGATCGTAACTTCGGCACCCATTGCTTGCAGACCACGCACATGCAGTTCCACCGGACGGGCACCAATGGCGCACCCCCCTGGCAAGGGGACGCGGGCAACACCCAACCGCGCCACCAAAGGACCAATGACAAAAAAACTTGCCCGCAGTTGGCTGACTAGGGTATAGGGGGGATCGTTGGTATTTAGTGCTGTGGCATCAATGGCGATCGCCTCACTCCCAAAGCGTTGTACCTTGACCCCCAATGATTGTAGAATTTCCCCCAGGCGGCGAATATCTGCTAGATCAGGCACGGCACGGAGAATCGTTGTATCCGCTGCTAGGAGTGCCCCCGCCATCAAGACTAATGCTGAATTCTTGGCTCCGCTAATCCTCACCTCACCCGCTAACCGATAGCCCCCCTGAATCTTGAGATGTGCCTGCTCTGTGGTCAGCGGCGTTGTGGTCAAGGCTAGCATATTTCACTCTCACAGCCAAAAGAATTCCAAGCGATTATATCCTATCAGTGCGAATTTTATGCAAAAATCAGTAGGGGAAAGACGGTTGTTGTGCCAGTAATTTCATCCTTTGATGGAACCCCAAAATCTCAGCGATTTACTGCGGCAAGAGGTCGCTAAGCAGCGTCCAGCCTCCAGCAAGCGGAGTCGTCATCAGCCCACCAAGGCAGAACTAGAGCAAGAACTGGCCACCCTCAAAGCAGCCTTAGCAGCCGTAGAAGCTGAGAAAACTGCTCACAGCGCCCAGATAGAACAACTGCAACAGGAATTACAAAGGTGGCGCGATCGCGCCCAAGCGCTCGACACCGCGCTTCAGGAACTCCAAACCCGCCATCAAGCCCTAGAAGCCAAATTTGAAGAGGCCAAGGCAGTCATTCGCCAACTCACCGCCCCTCAGCCCTACCGTTTTGAGGAGGTGGGATTTAAGCCCCTTGTCAATGAAATTCCTACCCCCAATCCCAATGCCTCTTCCCTTGGGGATGCGGAAATTGGTTGGTTTGACTAGGGATTGTCCAAGCCCTTCGGGGACCCTTTGAGAAGATTAAAAAATGTAAAGGCGGATAAATCAATTATTAAAATTCCCGCAGTGGTAATCTAATGTACATTTCACAAATCTGTATTAGCCTTAAGTTAAGTTATTTCCGATTCCTGCAGAGCCACAGTTTTCATGAATAATCCCGACACTCCTAACGGTTATCCTGTTCATTCGGTTTCCCACACCCACCCTACTGCCAACGACGAACACTGCGATTTGTATATCGAGAGCGATCGCACAGGGATGACAGTGCAAACCCTGAAGCGCGCCTTTGTTGATAATCTCCACTACATCCAGGGCAAGGATGCCATGTTTGCCACGCCCTACGATTACTTCATGGCCCTGGCCTACACGGTGCGCGATCGCCTGCTGCATCGGCGGATTAAAACCGCCCAAACCTATTTTGAGCAGGATGCCAAGGTGGTCTATTACCTGTCGGCAGAGTTTCTC
Proteins encoded in this window:
- the murA gene encoding UDP-N-acetylglucosamine 1-carboxyvinyltransferase gives rise to the protein MLALTTTPLTTEQAHLKIQGGYRLAGEVRISGAKNSALVLMAGALLAADTTILRAVPDLADIRRLGEILQSLGVKVQRFGSEAIAIDATALNTNDPPYTLVSQLRASFFVIGPLVARLGVARVPLPGGCAIGARPVELHVRGLQAMGAEVTIDHGVVTASAAKLKGTRIYLDYPSVGATETLMMAATLAEGETTIENAAQEPEVVDLANFCITMGAKIYGAGTNSITIVGVDRLHGTEYEIIPDRIEAGTFLLAAAVTRSAITLAPVIPSHLTPVVAKLEEMGAKIEFPDATRACFTPAQCYRATDIETLPYPGFPTDMQALMMTLLAISEGNSLVSETVFENRFGHVAELNRMGADIRVKGNHAAIRGVPHLSGAPVTGTDLRATAALVVAGLAAHGETHVYGLQHLDRGYWQIEAKLRGLGAQLERYVPSTVPSPVL